The genomic segment GGCAATGGCAATCATATGGTCTATTTGTCCGGCGTGGCGGATCACAAGATTGACGATGAACATCTGGTGGATCATATCGTGGAACTGGTCGAAAGAAAGGCCGCCGAAATCGAGGCCGAAACGGCGGATGCCGCAGACCCCGTTCAAAAAGCTTCATAAATAAATTCAAGGAGGAAAATCTTGGCGCGTCTCCAGCCGGTGCGTGGAACCCATGACATTCTGGGCGAGAAGGCCCGGGCGTTCCGTTATATTACCGAAACTTTCCGGACCGTGGCGGAACGTTATGGTCATCAGGAAATCGCCACGCCCATTTTCGAATTTACCGAAGTCTTCAATCGCACCCTGGGCGAAACGTCGGATGTGGTGTCCAAGGAAATGTATACCTTTGTGGACCGGGGCGGGGAAAGCCTGACGCTGAGACCCGAATATACCGCCGGCATCGCCCGCGCCTTTCTGTCCGGTGGCCTGCAACAGGCAGCCCCCTGCAAGTTTTATGGTTTCGGGCCCATGTTCCGCTATGAACGTCCGCAAAAGGGCCGCATGCGCCAGTTTCATCAGATTGATGTGGAAATTCTCGGAGTGCCGGAACCGCAGGCGGATATTGAGCTTTTGGCCATGGCGGCCGATCTGCTGGAAGCGCTGGGCCTGAAGGATCATGTCACGCTGGAGCTGAATTCACTGGGGGACCCGGAAAGCCGCGATGCGTATCGCGGGGCGCTGGTGGAATATTTCAGCGCTCATGAGGACAAACTCAGCGAAGACAGCCGTCAGCGCCTGAAGCGTAACCCCCTGCGTATTCTCGACAGCAAAGATGAAGGGGACCGGGAACTGGTCAAAAACGCGCCGCTGTTGCATGATTATTTCAATGAGGCGTCCAGGGATTTTTTCCAGGCCGTAACCGACGGGCTCGACGCGCTGAATATTCCCTATACGCTCAATCCCCGACTGGTGAGGGGGCTGGATTATTACAGCCATACGGCGTTTGAATTCACTACCGACCGGCTGGGGGCGCAGGGCACGGTTCTGGCTGGCGGACGCTATGACGGGCTGATGGAACAGATGGGCGGTCCGGCCACCGCTGGGATCGGCTGGGCCGCGGGATTGGAACGCCTGAGCGAATTGCTGCCAGCCGATGCGCTGCCGGCCGATTCTCGCCCGGTAAGCCTTATTCCAGTGGGAACGGAGGCCCAGACGGCGGCGCTGAAACTGGCGCGGGATTTGCGCCGGGCCGGATTTGTGGTGGATATGGGCTATCGCGGCAATCTGGGCAAACGCATGAAGCGGGCCGATAAACTGAACAGCCGCCTGGCCGTGCTCATGGGCGAGGATGAATTGGCCCGGGGGGTTGTCACCATCAAGGATCTGGACCGTGGCGCGCAGCAGGAAGTGGCGCTTGAGGTGGTGGCCGATCATCTGAATCATTATCGTTAGCCTTCTTTTCCCGTTGTGTGCCGTGCCACATCAGCCCTGCTCAGGAAAAGAAGGACATAAGACAAAATGATACCCATAGAAAAACTCGACCAGTTGATCGCCCGCCATGAGGAACTGGAACATCTCATGGCTGAAGGAACGGACCTTTCCTCCGCCGATTTTGTGGCCATTTCCAAGGAATACAGCGAGCTCAACCCCGTGGTCAAAACTGCCAGAACCTATCAGGAAACGGTGCGCGAGATTGCCGACCTCGAAGACATGCTGGCGGACCGGGAAACGGATCCGGAAATGCGGGAATTGGCGGAACTGGAACTGCCGGTGTTGAAGAAAAAATTGCCGGAACTGGAACGGGAGGTGCAGCTGATGCTGCTGCCCAAGGATGTGGATGACGAAAAAAGCGCCATTCTGGAAATTCGGGCCGGTACTGGCGGGGACGAGGCGGCGTTGTTTGCCGGTGACCTGTTTCGCATGTATCAGCGGTATGCCCAGAACAGGGGCTGGAGTTTCGAGGTGGTCAGCGCCTCGGAAAGCGATCAGGGGGGCTTCAAGGAAGTGGTGATTTCTGTTAGTGGCAAAGGCGTGTTTGCGCGACTGAAATATGAATCCGGCGTGCATCGGGTGCAACGGGTGCCGGAAACCGAAGCCGGCGGTCGTATCCACACCTCCGCCGCCACTGTGGCGGTCATGCCGGAAGTGGAAGATGTGGACATCGACATCAAGGACAGTGATTTGCGCATTGATGTGTTCCGGGCTTCGGGCGCGGGCGGGCAGCATGTAAACACCACCGACAGCGCGGTGCGCATCACCCATATTCCCACCGGCATTGTGGTCAGCCAGCAGGATGAAAAATCCCAGCATAAAAACAAGGCCAAGGCGCTGAAAATCCTGCGCGCGCGGATTTATGACGCTGAACGGGCCCGTCGGGATGCGGAACGGGCCGCGAGCCGTAAGAGTCAGGTGGGCTCCGGCGACCGGTCGGAACGCATCCGAACCTATAATTTCCCGCAGGGGCGTGTGACCGATCACCGCATCAACCTGACCCTGTATAAACTGGATCAGGTGATGGCGGGAGAGGCTTTGGATGAGCTTATTTCGGCACTGATTACCGAAGACCAGGCGGCGAAACTGGCCGAAATGAACAATTGATCCATGACTGACACCGTTCAAACATGCCTTCAGCGCGGCCGGCGGCGGTTGATGGGGGCGGGTCTCGAAAACGCCGAGTTGGAGGCGCGGGCGCTGCTGGCCCATGTTGTGGGCCTCAAACCCCTGGATCTGTATCTTATGCCGGAACGCCCCCTCAGCGCTGCGCAGAGTCAGCTGTTTGAGGCCATGATTGTCCGCCGTTTGAACCGGGAACCCGTTTCCCAGATCTTGGGGGAAAAGGAATTCTGGGGGCTGACCTTTCGGGTGACCCGCGATGTCCTGACCCCGCGCCCCGACAGTGAAACCCTGATCGAGGCCATACTCGGGGAAATTGGGGCCCGACGAACGGAAGCACTGCGGGTTTTGGATTTGGGAACCGGCAGCGGCTGTCTGCTGCTGAGCCTTTTGCACGAATTGCCGTCCGCCAGGGGGCTCGGGGTGGATATTTCCGCCGCCGCACTCAACGTGGCACAAGATAATGCCCAGCGTCTTGGGCTTGACGGTCGGGCCCGGTTCCAACACAGTGACTGGATGGCGGACATTGCGCCGGAGGAACGTTTTGACATTATTGTTGCCAACCCACCCTATATCGGGCTTGAGGAAAAAGACAGCCTCGATCCCGAAGTAAGAGACTATGAACCGGAACGGGCCTTATTTTCCGGCCCGCAGGGGCTTGATGATTACAGGCGGTTTTTGGGGGACATTCCTGGTCGTCTGGCCCCCGGGGGGTTGGCGTGGTTGAAATTGGGGTGAGACAGGCGGCGGCGGTGATGGCGCTGGCGCAACAAGCGGGGGCCCGGGAGCGGCGTCTTTTTCGGGATCTGGGGGGCCGGGATCGCTGCATCATGATGAAATTCTGAAAAAAATGCAAAAAGCCCCTTGGCTTTTGCGTCCGTGCGGAGTAGGTTAGGGCATCGCCTGAAGGTTATGACCTCCGGCGGCGGAAAATCCGGGGTTGGGAAGTACCGGAATATAAATCCCCACTTCAGAAAATCAATCAGGCTGTCTTACAGGACAGCAGAGATTTGTGACGGGCCAAGGTATAAAACCGGCCCCTAAAGCGTATTGTCATTTACATGAAACAAAATTCTAATTCCCGTCGTTCTCGCCAGAACAACAAGGCGAACGGCACGCAAAACAGAAATAAGAACAACGGCAAGAACCGCCAGAACAAGAACCAGCAGCATGGGGCCCATGCTGCCAATCGTCAGGTGGACAGTCACGGTCCCGCCGGGAAAGTGCGCGGAACCGCCAAGCAACTCTATGAAAAATACAAAACCCTGGCGCGGGAGCATCAAAGCACCGATAGCTTTTTGGCGGAAGCCTTTTACCAGCATGCCGATCATTATTACCGGATTTATGCGGAATATGCGGCTGCCGAAGCGGCGGCCGAGGCGGCCCGGGAAAAGGAACGGCAGCGCCGGGCTGAAGAAGCGGCGGAACATCAGGCTACACTGGCCTCGATGGCTAATGTGGAAAGCGGTGCTTCCGGAGCCGTTCAGGGAAATGGTCAAAATAGTGGTCAAAATAACGGCTTGACCACAATGGAGGTGAATGGCGCAACGGTGGAGGCGTCTGCGCCTACTGAGTCGAAACCGGTTCGCAAAGGCCGGAAAACATCCACGAGAAACAAAAATACGCCTTTTGCCCAGACGCCGTCACCAGAAGCATTGATGCTGGATCTGGAGGGGCGGGAGAAACCGCAAAAGGCCCCACGGGCAGAAGAAGATGCGGCGGCCGACGATATTTCCAGCTCCTCTGCTGGAGCCTCTGCCGGGCCCACCGCGCCGACCGGACCCGAAACCGAAACCAAAGCCCAGAACAACGAGACGCCGCCGGTTCAGGAAGTGAAAAAACGTCGCGGGCGTCCGCCCAAGGCCAAAACCGCCCCGGAAGCGGCGACGGAAACATCCGATGCAACGCCACAACTGACCACTGAAGATGCGGCCAAACCCAAACGAACGGTGCGTCGGTCCCGCAAGAAAACCGAGGCGTCTGAGGAACAAGCGATCTCGGAATAACCCGGAACGGGATTGTGTTAGAGTAAATTGTCAATAGGTTAGCTCAATTCACTCTAGCTTCCCTATCATTCACCCTGTATGAATATGACGGCAGGCCGGTTTGTCAAAAGGACAGATCGGCCTGCCTTGTCAAAGGCAGATTGTGATGAGAGGGGTCCGTCATGGCGAGGCGCGCCAGCAACGAAGCACTCCATCAGTTCTTGCGGGGTTTGGCTGGGCCGTGCTGCCAGTATGGCCTGCGCCAAATTCCTGGCTCCTGGACCAGATCTGACCGGCAGAATGATGGGGCAACCTCTTCACAACTCACTCTAGATTGACTTCAGTCATTGGGGCGGCGTTCTATCCTTTGATAGGATACCGGTAAACATGGCGAATCTCGATGGGCCCCCGAGAACGATGTGACACTCTCCGGGTATTAAGGATCAGATCGCCCTAAAATTAAAGCAGAATATTTACCAAAAAATTATCAAAATTTATCCGGCCCCTCTTGTGTTGCAAAAAAGCAACATCATATGTGGAATATGTCATGAAAAAGGAGTTTACGGGATCATGGATTTCGAAAAATATACAGACCGAGCGCGCGGATTTATCCAGTCCGCCCAGAATCTGGCTTTGAGAGAGGGGCATCAACGATTTACCCCTGAACATATTCTGAAAGTTCTTCTGGAAGACCGGGAAGGACTTTGCGCCAACCTGATGACGGCGGCCGGCGCCGATCCGAAAGCGGCGCTTGGGGCAGTGGAGCAGGCTGTGGCAGCGTTTCCCAAGGTGGAAGGTTCGGGTGCGGGGCAGCTTTATCTGGACCCGGCAACGGCACGACTGTTTGAGAGTGCGCAGGAAGTGGCGAAAAAGGCCGGTGACGACTATGTCACGGTCGAAAGGCTGCTGCTGGCCTTGACGCTGGCTTCGGGTACCAAGGCGGCGGAGATTCTGAAACAAGCGGGACTTACGCCGCAAAAACTCAATGCCGCCATTAACGAGATTCGCAAGGGCCGCACCGCCTCCAGCCCCAGCGCCGAAGAAGGGTATGACGCGCTTAGGAAATATGCGCAGGACCTCACGGAAGCGGCCCGCAAGGGCAAACTGGATCCGGTGATCGGCCGGGATGAGGAAATCCGCCGCACCATTCAGGTGCTTTCCCGACGGACCAAAAACAACCCCGTCCTGATCGGCGAGCCGGGCGTGGGCAA from the Luteithermobacter gelatinilyticus genome contains:
- the hisS gene encoding histidine--tRNA ligase; the protein is MARLQPVRGTHDILGEKARAFRYITETFRTVAERYGHQEIATPIFEFTEVFNRTLGETSDVVSKEMYTFVDRGGESLTLRPEYTAGIARAFLSGGLQQAAPCKFYGFGPMFRYERPQKGRMRQFHQIDVEILGVPEPQADIELLAMAADLLEALGLKDHVTLELNSLGDPESRDAYRGALVEYFSAHEDKLSEDSRQRLKRNPLRILDSKDEGDRELVKNAPLLHDYFNEASRDFFQAVTDGLDALNIPYTLNPRLVRGLDYYSHTAFEFTTDRLGAQGTVLAGGRYDGLMEQMGGPATAGIGWAAGLERLSELLPADALPADSRPVSLIPVGTEAQTAALKLARDLRRAGFVVDMGYRGNLGKRMKRADKLNSRLAVLMGEDELARGVVTIKDLDRGAQQEVALEVVADHLNHYR
- the prfA gene encoding peptide chain release factor 1, with product MIPIEKLDQLIARHEELEHLMAEGTDLSSADFVAISKEYSELNPVVKTARTYQETVREIADLEDMLADRETDPEMRELAELELPVLKKKLPELEREVQLMLLPKDVDDEKSAILEIRAGTGGDEAALFAGDLFRMYQRYAQNRGWSFEVVSASESDQGGFKEVVISVSGKGVFARLKYESGVHRVQRVPETEAGGRIHTSAATVAVMPEVEDVDIDIKDSDLRIDVFRASGAGGQHVNTTDSAVRITHIPTGIVVSQQDEKSQHKNKAKALKILRARIYDAERARRDAERAASRKSQVGSGDRSERIRTYNFPQGRVTDHRINLTLYKLDQVMAGEALDELISALITEDQAAKLAEMNN
- the prmC gene encoding peptide chain release factor N(5)-glutamine methyltransferase, encoding MTDTVQTCLQRGRRRLMGAGLENAELEARALLAHVVGLKPLDLYLMPERPLSAAQSQLFEAMIVRRLNREPVSQILGEKEFWGLTFRVTRDVLTPRPDSETLIEAILGEIGARRTEALRVLDLGTGSGCLLLSLLHELPSARGLGVDISAAALNVAQDNAQRLGLDGRARFQHSDWMADIAPEERFDIIVANPPYIGLEEKDSLDPEVRDYEPERALFSGPQGLDDYRRFLGDIPGRLAPGGLAWLKLG
- a CDS encoding DUF4167 domain-containing protein gives rise to the protein MKQNSNSRRSRQNNKANGTQNRNKNNGKNRQNKNQQHGAHAANRQVDSHGPAGKVRGTAKQLYEKYKTLAREHQSTDSFLAEAFYQHADHYYRIYAEYAAAEAAAEAAREKERQRRAEEAAEHQATLASMANVESGASGAVQGNGQNSGQNNGLTTMEVNGATVEASAPTESKPVRKGRKTSTRNKNTPFAQTPSPEALMLDLEGREKPQKAPRAEEDAAADDISSSSAGASAGPTAPTGPETETKAQNNETPPVQEVKKRRGRPPKAKTAPEAATETSDATPQLTTEDAAKPKRTVRRSRKKTEASEEQAISE